From Macaca fascicularis isolate 582-1 chromosome 14, T2T-MFA8v1.1, a single genomic window includes:
- the TIGD3 gene encoding tigger transposable element-derived protein 3 isoform X2: MTSPWDTQKFLQEQGLCGFSCLQCSQARASARGSELPAVQPCSLSQGTLMCTKCPGEAMELSSKKKLHALSLAEKIQVLELLDESKMSQSEVARRFQVSQPQISRICKNKEKLLADWCSGTANRERKRKRESKYSGIDEALLCWYHIARAKAWDVTGPMLLHKAKELADIMGQDFVPSIGWLVRWKRRNNVGFGARHVLAPSFPPEPPPPGLTSQAQLPLSLKDFSPEDVFGCAELPLLYRAVPGNLGACDQVQVLLCANSRGTEKRRVLLGGLQAAPRCFFGVRSEALPASYHPDLVVPWLEWLAQFDRDMGQQGRQVALLLAARVVEGLAGLPGLYHVKLLPLAASSTTPPLPSSVVRAFKAHYRHRLLSKLAAIQSDRDGTSLAEAAAGITVLDALHVASAAWAKVPPQLIFSSFVQEGLAPGKTPPSSHKASEMPPVPGGLSLEEFSRFVDLEGEEPGPGVCKEETGIEDEERDREGAFEPPPTKADALRALGTLRRWFECNSTSPELFEKFYDCEEEVERLCCL; this comes from the coding sequence GTGCCCCGGAGAGGCCATGGAGCTGAGCAGCAAGAAGAAGCTTCACGCCCTGTCCCTGGCCGAGAAGATCCAGGTACTGGAACTTCTGGATGAGTCCAAGATGTCCCAGTCGGAGGTGGCCCGGCGCTTCCAGGTTTCCCAGCCCCAGATCTCGCGCATCTGCAAGAATAAGGAGAAGCTGCTGGCGGACTGGTGCAGCGGCACAGCCAACCGAGAGCGCAAGCGCAAGCGGGAGTCCAAGTACAGCGGGATCGACGAGGCTCTGCTCTGCTGGTACCACATTGCCCGGGCCAAGGCCTGGGACGTGACGGGGCCCATGCTGCTCCACAAAGCCAAGGAGCTGGCCGATATCATGGGCCAGGACTTCGTGCCCAGCATCGGCTGGCTGGTCCGCTGGAAACGCCGAAACAACGTCGGCTTTGGGGCCCGCCATGTTCTTGCTCCTTCATTCCCCCCTGAGCCACCTCCCCCAGGCCTCACATCCCAGGCTCAGCTGCCTCTTTCCCTAAAAGACTTCTCTCCAGAGGACGTGTTTGGCTGTGCTGAATTGCCCTTACTGTATCGGGCAGTGCCTGGCAATTTGGGTGCATGTGATCAAGTACAGGTGCTGCTGTGTGCCAACAGCAGGGGCACTGAGAAGCGGCGAGTATTGCTGGGGGGGCTCCAGGCTGCCCCGAGATGCTTCTTTGGGGTCCGCAGTGAGGCTCTGCCTGCCTCCTACCACCCTGACCTGGTCGTCCCCTGGTTAGAGTGGTTGGCACAGTTTGACCGGGACATGGGACAGCAGGGCCGACAGGTGGCTTTGCTGCTGGCTGCCCGAGTGGTGGAGGGACTGGCAGGCCTGCCTGGGCTCTACCACGTGAAGCTCTTGCCTCTGGCCGCCTCTAGCACCACGCCTCCCCTGCCCAGCTCAGTGGTCCGGGCCTTTAAGGCCCATTACCGACACCGGCTGTTGAGCAAACTGGCTGCCATCCAAAGCGACAGGGATGGCACCTCGCTGGCTGAGGCCGCGGCGGGCATCACCGTGCTGGACGCCTTGCACGTGGCGTCTGCCGCCTGGGCCAAGGTGCCGCCTCAGCTCATTTTCAGCAGCTTCGTTCAGGAAGGGCTGGCTCCCGGCAAAACGCCCCCGTCCTCGCACAAAGCCTCTGAGATGCCACCAGTTCCCGGCGGGCTGAGCCTAGAGGAGTTTTCCCGCTTTGTGGACCTGGAGGGTgaggagccagggcctggagtgTGTAAAGAGGAGACAGGCATCGAAGACgaggagagggacagagagggtGCCTTTGAGCCCCCGCCCACGAAAGCTGATGCCCTCCGGGCCCTGGGCACCTTGAGGAGGTGGTTTGAGTGCAACAGCACTTCTCCTGAGCTGTTTGAAAAATTCTACGACTGTGAGGAGGAGGTGGAGCGGCTTTGCTGCCTATGA
- the TIGD3 gene encoding tigger transposable element-derived protein 3 isoform X3 — protein MELSSKKKLHALSLAEKIQVLELLDESKMSQSEVARRFQVSQPQISRICKNKEKLLADWCSGTANRERKRKRESKYSGIDEALLCWYHIARAKAWDVTGPMLLHKAKELADIMGQDFVPSIGWLVRWKRRNNVGFGARHVLAPSFPPEPPPPGLTSQAQLPLSLKDFSPEDVFGCAELPLLYRAVPGNLGACDQVQVLLCANSRGTEKRRVLLGGLQAAPRCFFGVRSEALPASYHPDLVVPWLEWLAQFDRDMGQQGRQVALLLAARVVEGLAGLPGLYHVKLLPLAASSTTPPLPSSVVRAFKAHYRHRLLSKLAAIQSDRDGTSLAEAAAGITVLDALHVASAAWAKVPPQLIFSSFVQEGLAPGKTPPSSHKASEMPPVPGGLSLEEFSRFVDLEGEEPGPGVCKEETGIEDEERDREGAFEPPPTKADALRALGTLRRWFECNSTSPELFEKFYDCEEEVERLCCL, from the coding sequence ATGGAGCTGAGCAGCAAGAAGAAGCTTCACGCCCTGTCCCTGGCCGAGAAGATCCAGGTACTGGAACTTCTGGATGAGTCCAAGATGTCCCAGTCGGAGGTGGCCCGGCGCTTCCAGGTTTCCCAGCCCCAGATCTCGCGCATCTGCAAGAATAAGGAGAAGCTGCTGGCGGACTGGTGCAGCGGCACAGCCAACCGAGAGCGCAAGCGCAAGCGGGAGTCCAAGTACAGCGGGATCGACGAGGCTCTGCTCTGCTGGTACCACATTGCCCGGGCCAAGGCCTGGGACGTGACGGGGCCCATGCTGCTCCACAAAGCCAAGGAGCTGGCCGATATCATGGGCCAGGACTTCGTGCCCAGCATCGGCTGGCTGGTCCGCTGGAAACGCCGAAACAACGTCGGCTTTGGGGCCCGCCATGTTCTTGCTCCTTCATTCCCCCCTGAGCCACCTCCCCCAGGCCTCACATCCCAGGCTCAGCTGCCTCTTTCCCTAAAAGACTTCTCTCCAGAGGACGTGTTTGGCTGTGCTGAATTGCCCTTACTGTATCGGGCAGTGCCTGGCAATTTGGGTGCATGTGATCAAGTACAGGTGCTGCTGTGTGCCAACAGCAGGGGCACTGAGAAGCGGCGAGTATTGCTGGGGGGGCTCCAGGCTGCCCCGAGATGCTTCTTTGGGGTCCGCAGTGAGGCTCTGCCTGCCTCCTACCACCCTGACCTGGTCGTCCCCTGGTTAGAGTGGTTGGCACAGTTTGACCGGGACATGGGACAGCAGGGCCGACAGGTGGCTTTGCTGCTGGCTGCCCGAGTGGTGGAGGGACTGGCAGGCCTGCCTGGGCTCTACCACGTGAAGCTCTTGCCTCTGGCCGCCTCTAGCACCACGCCTCCCCTGCCCAGCTCAGTGGTCCGGGCCTTTAAGGCCCATTACCGACACCGGCTGTTGAGCAAACTGGCTGCCATCCAAAGCGACAGGGATGGCACCTCGCTGGCTGAGGCCGCGGCGGGCATCACCGTGCTGGACGCCTTGCACGTGGCGTCTGCCGCCTGGGCCAAGGTGCCGCCTCAGCTCATTTTCAGCAGCTTCGTTCAGGAAGGGCTGGCTCCCGGCAAAACGCCCCCGTCCTCGCACAAAGCCTCTGAGATGCCACCAGTTCCCGGCGGGCTGAGCCTAGAGGAGTTTTCCCGCTTTGTGGACCTGGAGGGTgaggagccagggcctggagtgTGTAAAGAGGAGACAGGCATCGAAGACgaggagagggacagagagggtGCCTTTGAGCCCCCGCCCACGAAAGCTGATGCCCTCCGGGCCCTGGGCACCTTGAGGAGGTGGTTTGAGTGCAACAGCACTTCTCCTGAGCTGTTTGAAAAATTCTACGACTGTGAGGAGGAGGTGGAGCGGCTTTGCTGCCTATGA